CAAGTGAAAGAGCGCCAGAAATTACTGCAACTGCATTCTTTAATGCCTCAAATTTTTCTTCATCATTTTTAGGAATTACTACCTCAACATCACTTACACCGAACTCCTTTTTTGCATACTCAAATAGTTCAATAACATTCGAAGGATAATTACCTAAAATGACTACTTTTGCCACAGTATACCTCCTAAGTTTAAAATAGTTTTATAACCAAATTTATGTTTTTTCTTCTTTTTTGTCTATTTTAATTTCTACGGTTTCAATCTCTGGAATATCTTTAAGAGTTTCTAAAAGGGCAAATATCACTTTTTCAAAGACAGAATACACGTATTTATTTGCAACAAGTCTTTTGCCGTTTATTTTTATTTCAGTCATTTTACTTCCTCCTAATAGGTTTTCTTTTATGTATTCTTTTACTTTTAAAAGTGCTTTTACGCGGTGACTGATTTTATTTTTAACTTCATAACCCAATTCGGAAAAGCTTTTGTCAAAACCGTTAGGTTTAAAGATTGGGTCATATCCAAAGCCCGAATTTCCATAACGTATTTCTTTAAGAATTTCTCCATCTACCACTCCTTCAAAAGATACAAAACGCTCTTCCTTGGGAAAATAGAGCACACTTGCACATCTAAAACGAGCAGACCGATTGGTTTTATTTTCCATAATTTTTAGGATGTG
The Caldisericaceae bacterium DNA segment above includes these coding regions:
- the rdgB gene encoding RdgB/HAM1 family non-canonical purine NTP pyrophosphatase, which produces MLKILVATKNKGKLKEIKDIMSDLSITLIPLSENEQEVEENGATYLENALLKAKTYGKKYNLITLADDSGLEIDALNGLPNIYSSRYLGKDTPFEEKMKHILKIMENKTNRSARFRCASVLYFPKEERFVSFEGVVDGEILKEIRYGNSGFGYDPIFKPNGFDKSFSELGYEVKNKISHRVKALLKVKEYIKENLLGGSKMTEIKINGKRLVANKYVYSVFEKVIFALLETLKDIPEIETVEIKIDKKEEKT